Proteins encoded within one genomic window of Lynx canadensis isolate LIC74 chromosome B4, mLynCan4.pri.v2, whole genome shotgun sequence:
- the GDF11 gene encoding growth/differentiation factor 11 has protein sequence MVLAAPLLLGFLLLALELRPRGEAAEGPAAAAAAAAAGAGGERSSRPAPSVAPEPDGCPVCVWRQHSRELRLESIKSQILSKLRLKEAPNISREVVKQLLPKAPPLQQILDLHDFQGDALQPEDFLEEDEYHATTETVISMAQETDPAVQTDGSPLCCHFHFSPKVMFTKVLKAQLWVYLRPVPRPATVYLQILRLKPLTGEGTAGGGGGGRRHIRIRSLKIELHSRSGHWQSIDFKQVLHSWFRQPQSNWGIEINAFDPSGTDLAVTSLGPGAEGLHPFMELRVLENTKRSRRNLGLDCDEHSSESRCCRYPLTVDFEAFGWDWIIAPKRYKANYCSGQCEYMFMQKYPHTHLVQQANPRGSAGPCCTPTKMSPINMLYFNDKQQIIYGKIPGMVVDRCGCS, from the exons atgGTGCTCGCGGCCCCGCTGCTGCTGGGCTTCCTGCTCCTCGCCCTGGAGCTGCGGCCCCGGGGGGAGGCGGCCGAGggccccgcggcggcggcggcggcggcggcggcgggggccgggggggagCGCTCGAGCCGGCCGGCCCCGTCCGTGGCGCCCGAGCCCGACGGCTGCCCCGTGTGCGTGTGGCGGCAGCACAGCCGCGAGCTGCGCCTGGAGAGCATCAAGTCACAGATCCTGAGCAAACTGCGGCTCAAGGAGGCGCCCAACATCAGCCGCGAGGTGGTGAAGCAGCTGCTGCCCAAGGCGCCGCCGCTACAGCAGATCCTGGACCTGCACGACTTCCAGGGCGACGCGCTGCAGCccgaggacttcctggaggaggacgAGTACCACGCCACCACCGAGACTGTCATTAGCATGGCTCAGGAGA CGGACCCTGCGGTGCAGACAGATGGTAGCCCTCTCTGCTGCCATTTCCACTTCAGCCCCAAGGTGATGTTCACAAAGGTACTGAAGGCCCAGCTGTGGGTGTATCTGCGGCCCGTGCCCCGCCCAGCCACAGTCTACCTGCAGATCTTGCGACTGAAACCCCTAACTGGGGAAGGgactgcagggggagggggcggaggccGGCGTCACATCCGTATCCGCTCACTCAAGATTGAGCTGCACTCACGCTCAGGCCACTGGCAGAGCATCGACTTCAAGCAAGTGCTACACAGCTGGTTCCGCCAGCCACAGAGCAACTGGGGCATCGAGATCAACGCCTTTGATCCCAGTGGCACAGACCTGGCTGTCACCTCCCTGGGGCCGGGAGCTGAGGGGCTG CATCCTTTTATGGAGCTTCGGGTCCTAGAGAACACAAAACGGTCCCGGCGGAACCTGGGCCTGGACTGCGATGAGCACTCGAGTGAGTCCCGCTGCTGCCGATACCCCCTCACAGTGGACTTTGAGGCTTTTGGCTGGGACTGGATCATCGCGCCTAAACGATACAAGGCCAACTACTGCTCCGGCCAGTGCGAGTACATGTTCATGCAAAAGTATCCGCACACCCACTTGGTGCAACAGGCTAATCCAAGAGGCTCTGCTGGGCCCTGCTGTACTCCCACCAAGATGTCCCCAATCAACATGCTCTACTTCAATGACAAGCAGCAGATTATCTACGGCAAGATCCCTGGCATGGTGGTGGATCGCTGTGGCTGCTCCtaa